aaaataattgcaGCTAAAAATCTTTTACTTTATATTTGTCtgcttttaaatgaaaaatttgttactatttgtttcttttaaaaatccaagacaatattaatattttttttataagctaacaataaaaacaataaagctaccttaaaaaattaaaaattttagactaaaatatatttttagttgtcataaaattaaaaatctcacaaaatttttaatactttgtttatcattgtaaaattgaagtatactattttttaacatgAAATTAGGTTCAATTGATTCATATACCTATGTGTCACTCTCTTTCTTAGGTGTCCCTCCCTCACTATCTCATGGTTGGCTACTTTGTTCTTATGATTTGTAGGAGTTAAACCTcccacaaattaaaaaaaaaaagtttaacacAAAATGAAACACGCATAGAGGGAACAAAACAatgcctataaaaaaaaaggaaaaataagaagaattGCTTGTTGTTTGGTCTGGGTCCGGATCTAGAACTTGAGTAGTAGGAGCACTTATGAGGGTTTCTTTACCTTTACTAGATCTGTCACCCCACCACCATCCCAAAAACACTAACACCCACCTTCGGCTATATTTGCCACCCACCACCATCCCTAACCTTGCTCACTCCTTCCATGAAACTATGATCTGCATTTTCTCATAAAGGTTTTGGGAATTCGTTTTTAGCTGTTTTCAGTTGTGATTTTTGTGATATGCTTGCATGTTGTGTTGTTTACATTCGATTCTTAGCACTTGACTCTTATGCTTTGTCATTATATTCATTGACTCTGGTTTTGATTTGTGATTTTGGGATAGTGGTTTAATAGGATTCGAACAAGATGAAGGTTAGAAGAAAAGGGGTTAAAAAATTTGTGGTGatttttttgacattttgtaacaatttttgactaaaaaaatcattttaaaattaaaattaaaatgataggtTTAGATATATCTGAACCAAAATATCACAAATTCAAGGTgggaagatgaaaaaaatactataaaactATCAAGTATAAAATTCGaacatttctaattttatgagaaaaaacaTATCTTAGTCATAacttaaatagaaaatattaattatacttCTTAATATagatattgttttttaaatagaaacaagatttaatgataaataattatccAATGTATCCTACGTGTATCCTACCCAATTgaagaaaaatacattttttttttttttgtggtgaaTAAGAGAGTTGGAagcagaaaacaaacaaaatgcaattttcttgataaataaaaaatcactctCGATTCAATAAAATCTACGTCCATCCATTTTTAAAGAGACAGGTGCAAAGGGGCCCTAGCAGGAGTGCCAGCTGCTATGCTTATTTGAGGACCCAAGGATGAGTGGATCAAGGGCTTTTGTGGGCACATTGGCTTTGCAGATATCTTAAAGGCCGAGTTGTTGGGTCTGCACTTTGGGTTGAGAATTGCGTGGGAGGAGAATTGTAGCAATGTTCTATGTGTTTCTGATTCACTACTGCATGCGGTTCAGTTGATAAAGCAGCAAGTTCAAGGCTACTATATATGCTGCTATTGTAGAGCATATTAGAGACTTCTTGAAGGGTGGAGTTGAAGCATTCTCTGGGAGAGGGGAATCAGTGTGCGGATGCCCTAGCCAAGAAAAGGGTGATCATGTTCCACGATCTTCTTCTTTTGGAGTTAGCTTCCTTACTTTGGGTTGACGTCATGCTAGTCTCTTTCTTGAGGCTTTAGTTATTGTTTTCTGGTTTTGCTTTTTCCTTCATCTACCAAAAAGTAAGAGGAAATTATTCTCATtagtttcctttttatttatgtCGTTACCCCATTGTTGTCAACTATTTCACATCACTTTATAAGTGCAATTAATTTTTGGAGTTCTTTTCGGGTTAAAAGTCTGTTGTCATTTTAGCTTAattatacaagaaaaaaaaagttactttctgttttttttatcagtttgtTTCAGAAACAATAcatgtattaaaaataattagtatctTTATCATATtagagtttttttaaattttattagccttgtaataatttgaaaagaaaatatatgaaggaagaaagaaacaaaaggatGCTGAAGAAACTCAGAATCTGTGTTGATTAGTTTGCAGGAAGAGCACAAAGTTGTATCTCCTCTAACTATCAGCTATACACATATATAAgaggagaaacaaaaaaaaaaaaaaattaaaaacagaattacaacaaaattaacaaaaaaacaaaagttggTTAGAAGCCTTGATCCAATACCCCCAGTCAAGATGGGAGGAAGATGCTATCAATACCTAGCTTAGAAATGATACTAAGAAAGGTATTTTGAGGTAAGGTTTTGGTAAAAATATCTACAAATTGGTGGTACTTTTTGACATGTATAAGCTTCAAAATCCCTTGAGAAACCCCTTGCAGGAAGAGTACTTTCTGACATGTAATTAAAAAGAACGAAAATATAAAGAGTGTCTTTCTTCAAAGTTCTCCAACGTTATTAATATCGTATGTTTTTCTGTATTTATATAATTACGTTAGCAAGAGTTTTTGTAAGAAAATTGCAATAAACTGACAAAGTAGATCTTTGAGTTTAGTCTTTATAGAACTTGAATTAGTAAGTAATTCctgcaaaatatattatattgagTTATTATAATCTAagttaagattttaaatttgacaTTTAAACTTTGAAATGGATAATTAAATGTGTGTACGCTTTCCAGTTTTCCCCCTGCTTTTAAAAAATCCTTTCTCACTAATATATAGCGTTGAGTTCTTTGAAAATACAAGATTATTTCTATCTTTCCACAATAACCAACAAGCAAGAGCCAACTGAAACACAAACTGGTGCTATCATcatgaaggaatttgttgagcTAACCATTTAAGCCAAGGCTAAAAAAACTACTCCATTACTCCtgactaattatatttttcattttttttaccataattTTGATATTCCAAGGGTATGAATTATCAACTTAGTATCGGCCCAATGATGGAAGAATTTGAGTAGTAcgcaaaatattataaattttaatctcattatcaattataatttcaaCCGAAGATATGACAACTAATTATTTATGCCTTGATATATTTagaagaattaattaattaatacttagTTGTATAAAGTTCAAATTTGAATAGTTAAACTAAAGAATAAATATACTacttagcttttttttttttgttaagaaaaatatacttaGCTACTACttcaatcttttaaaatatgttacatATACTCCAAATATGGGtagataagatttttttttttttttttgcagagaaGTAGATAAGATATCTAAGTAGAAATACTTGAATATGCATTTAATACTTTACAATGATAATTTTCTGTAATCCTTAATCTTATCTTATGTTTGGTATATGCATTTAATACaaacaattaatcaattaaaataaggaaaatGCTTAACTTTACGAAGAATGACCGCACAAAAATTGACTAATGTTTTTTGATTGGTTACGCATTTAATATTTGatcttcttttgatttccgttaAATCCAAAGTAATTACTTGCTCACCTTAAAAAGCTTTACATGTGTAGTATCGTGCATAAAAGCCTTTCGTACTAAATATCAGCCCTCATGCATCAAATATTGAAAAAAGAACGAATATTCTATGCTAGTATATTTTATTCTCGTTACagcagcaaaaaaaaattattatcatcgCCAAAAACATTGTTACGCTTGGTTTGCATTCCAAGAAATGTTTTTGGATAATTACCTCATAGTAATTAACCAATTATTCTTACAATGACTTTATGACAACTATAAATCAAAATCTTGAACTTGTCCtttagaaaaattaatcttaccataatcataatattataaaataactatttccagaaaatgaaaatagaagcggcgaacaagattcaagaacatagaaaggataaaaagaaagaaaaatatatgcaATTCTTTCGAACATTTCTATATGTCTTTTACCCTCTTAGAGAAATAATAATTgacaaatgaaatttatttatttctggtTCCAATCCATTCGTGAAAATAAACCGCTTTCATAACAAGCACAAAAACCACAAAagtattaattttcttttatcaccATTTCTGTCAGTTGAAGGTCTTTGTTTATTAAGCCACCACATTACTAGTTCTTCCCACTATCTCCTACACTTAACAAAAAGTTATGTGAGCGGGATGAGTTTCGATCTACAGCTACAAAATGTATAGTGACTGTGCTATGTTCTGTTTCTACATGCAATTTATACCTTCTGCTTCATATTCAAGAACAATGATAAAACTACGAGACTTAGTGCTATGTCATGTATCCTACCAAAATCTAAAGCTAAAGTGCAAATCTAAGTTATGTGATACTTTGAAAAAAGGGTCCTTATTCTGGGGGTCTTAAGCAGCCTCCAGGAAGAAGGAACTTAAATTTATCTGCATTCTCTATCAAGTAGGCAGGAAGATGAACAGCAGAAGCTGAACGGGGTATTGAccccatttttttaatcaactcATGGAAAGAGTATTCTTCTGGGAGCATATCAAAAAGATCATCTCCCTTGCAGATTTTGTCCTGAATTCTTGAATGACTCAGAAAATATTTCCTTTTCACGCGGTCTGCATGGCTATAGGCAGTCATCTTGAACACATACTCTGAAATATACTGAAAGCAAAAGCTGCAGTGCCATCCTGCATCTGAGAAAATTACATCCGTCTGGCGCGAGTGCCGGTATTGTGTTTGGGGACCATAGACGTGGGCAGTGGCGCGCCAGCTGCTGTAGTCCACGGGGAACTCAAATGAGTACATGTAATGCCTCAGTTCAAGATGCATTATGGGAGGAATCCCATCACACCACTGAAGCAGTTTCAAAGTATGAGGACTTGGGATCTCATCTGTATCTGACATGAGAAGAATATCACCATTGGAAATGCCTGCACGGCATAACAATGCATTCATTGCCCCACGCTGTTTTGACTCAAGCACAAATGGGTCCTCGTGTGATCCGGGGACAGCAACTCTGCCAGGATGAATGCCATGGACAATCTTTTGTTTGGCAAAGGCAAATCTTGCCCAGTTTAAGGCGAAGAAGTGATGTTTTGGAATGCCTGTAAACGTAGTATTGGACTCGAGGATAACAAACTTTGATACATAGGGAGAAAGTTCATGCCATCTAATCTCAAGCATGTCTAACTCATTGCTGAAGATAACAGCATCAAAAATGCGGCGAGGCTCGGAACGGAGGGACCAGCCATGAAGGTGGCAAAGGTGTTCCATAGAGACATTTTCTGCATAATAGTGAGGTATACTTGTGAAGGGGGCAGGGGGGTTGTCCCAAAGTGGTCGGAAGAAATAAGTAATCTTTTGGCCATGGATAAAAATTCCAATCATACAAATTGGCACCAGTAATAGAAGCACCACGCAAAAGAACATGGGAGGTTTTTGCCTAGAAATGAGGTGTGGCCGGGGAGCCAAACCTCGAACTTGAAGGGGAAACATTTAATATTCTAACGGATTTCCCCAGTTTCAGAAAGACCATGTTCACCTGCAGCAGTTTCAACAAAagggattaaaaacaattataaaatgtgaacattatatgaaatgaaaattctatGAAAATGCATTATAAGTCCCCATAATAAAGATGAAAACACTTTACTAAGAAAAGTGAATTTCTTAGCATGGATCTAGTTAGTACATGCAAAAACATCACAAAGCTACATATATGGAATTCCAGGTAAAGAAGGGAGTTTTGAAACTAGATATTGTAGTTGTTAGCAGGAGATACCAAAACTTCCAAGCAGTGAGGTGTGTTTGCGGTTGTTAAGTAGTCTCACATTGAAGTCATTTCCATAAAGAGTTAGAAAATATGAACAGAGGATCCTTGAGTATGCTTTCTTAATAAGAAAACTGTAGAAATTTATGATCCAAGTCGTCCACTTATATCGTCAATGATAATAAATCATGAATCAATCTGTCTAACTTGTAGCATAACTCTTTAAAGGAATACTATCATTTAACCTAACACAAATATTTCCAACTTTTTATTGTTTCCTCGTATCATGACATTCCTGTATAAGGAATGgctttaacttttaaataaatagcAATTAATAATAGTCCGTTCCTAAACCCGGGTTATAAATCATAAAGGAACGGAATCGGAAACTTGGAATCAAGCTGTTTCTAAAACCGAACACAGAGAACCCAAAAGGAATCATTTGAATGGATTCCCCcccaaacaaaaagagaaacgAATTATCCGATCCACCCTCCTCAGAATCTATCTCTATAGAATGGAAAACCTCAAGGATAAAATAATGAATTGACCTCTCGGAGGAATTGTGAAGAAGGCATATTGCCCCACATcgaatgaaacaaaaaatattaaataattctaaagaagagaaagaaataccatagagaagttgcagaaGAGATAGGATTAATTGGCGGAAATGGAAGAGAAGAATCCATAGAAAGGCCGAGAAGTGCGATGGAAGGGGAGAGGAAAGTAGAGAAAATCGGTGGTGCACTGGTGGTGGTGTAAATATCCTATCCTTGGTAGGAATAGAAAGAAAGAGCCAGaggaaaggggggggggggggggagaagaCAAGGACAATAATAGTATACTGTTATGGTTACCAACACCTTCAACATCACCATCACCAACATAACACGTTCATCTTCTCGATAGCAACACCAACACTAGGCTCATTACCACTATTTAACCTAAAATTCATTATaaagagtaaaaataaaaacatagacAGTAAATTTTAagtatcttaataaaaataatttctccatttaatttctcaaatgaaatTTTTCCTTCCTTAGCCCATATTACTCGCGGGCGGTCATAATTGGTAaacttataagttaaaaaattccttcaactaaattaattattacattttaaacttaaacatactgcattaaaaatataatcattcatgaatgtaattttataatttttaaaattaattaaatctacCAATATactttaaaacaattaattattttcttacgTACATTTAATCTCAAAGACTTAAATAAGACATGCATATTAATTAGTAAATCCTATAATATCTATATCTAAATATATTCACATTAAGTTTCAGATAAATCTGTAACCTAGCTATGCTCATCTTCGGTAAAGTGAATATTAACTCTATTATTACCACTAAACAGTTCCATTCCAGATTTGGAAGCtttgatttgtgattttttttaatataagtaaaatctggtaaaaaaaatatttttcttcttctaaggattgaatacttaatCATATATTAATAACTTGTATTGAATCAGTTGGTTGGGATTTGTGAAGTTGACGTGGTCctcttatcattttatttattattgaggtggtttaatattactttttttgtttgttatgttGTAATATTTGATGGAATGATGCGGCAATTCAAGctgtaaaagaaaattaaagaaataattttcttattccATGGATCTATCTTACTGCATTGGAATATATATTAGCAATTTTGGTACCAGCTATCCccataaaaaatagttgataggAGTATAACAAAGTTGTCTAATTCATAACCGACAAATTGTCTCGAGATTATTCTTTCTTAAGGTGCAATGGCGATTCAACTTTcatctttgattttatttattttttgtatgacaattttaatctttgaattgatttaattaattatgacatAAAGTTCCAAATTTTAcaacttattttcaaaatattaaaccTTACAGATTACTCGTTCGAATTTAAAAAACTTACCGCTTTGGTGATTagcacaataaaaaataagagtagACTAAATAAttctagaataaaataaatatttttctttgcttttatctttACAATTGTGTAACCATTTAAATTATGGGCTTAATGTTTAGGTACTAATAAAGTAAACCAGctattatatatgttatttgatacgaatataattattataaaaattaataacttaatatatataatattttatttataatcaaatctcaattttttttcctcttaagtttataatcattttatttttattattatcgcTATTATCATTACTAGGGGAGGGGAGAGAGACATTTTGTGTCTTTTTACttatattaactaaaaataaaaatgaaaagaagaaaatttaaaagttaaaaaatgtaACTAACAATATGAAAGTAGTGGGTAATTATCAAGAGAGAAgtaatacaaatttaaaaaattaataaaagataaaataatctagtaaaatatgtatatcaatacaagtttttatttatttattattagtatagatGTTAATACTCTTTTATTATAGTCTCTTATTTTTTGTGCAATGGTGGGGCTAGAGCCCCTGGACGAAAAGAATTTTCTTAGTCACTTATTATGAGCATAATAGTTACcacttttagtatttttttcaaaggaaaaatagtatttataaaatacaaataaataaataaataaataatataaaataattatatcttaTTGGATATTGACTCGCCTAACAACTTATTGCAacctataaaaatatatatatataatatcttatTGAAGCGTAATTTTCTCGAAATATCTAAAATAACTCATTGTCACGATGAaagtacatatatatttttatcgttttaaattatatgataattaatttattaagttttataaaaaaatagataacttttaaataaattatttatctttctaATCAAGtagtcatttatttttattatatactaaGGATTGATTAATACGTTCAGTATCGGAAGGAATATTACTTTATTTGCTTTGATAGGTTCAGTAACCTTACATGCTTTAATTGATCATAAAAGCATCTGCAAATGAATCATTTCATGGATTGCAAGTCAGCATGGGCTGCAAGCGGCTCTTATACTACTACTAGTAAGCAGTCAACGATACTTTATGAAAACTGTCTTAATGTCGTCCTagtatttcagtttttttttttttttaactaaattctttatttaattatttttttcactttttttcctctttattttctctgttggattgaatgatttttttgaaCGTGTAAAGCACGTGTCCCCtgaaataagttaaaattgtagactgttattttttatattacttataAATAAGTCACACTCTGATAtatgtattatataaaataagtccTAATGTAatctatatattattcaattatataatatCACATAACTTATATTGTTATATTAAACAATTCATTAAtcaaaatctaataaaatattatctaattaattttatattcatctaatcaaatttaataaaatattatttaatcaattttaaattaatcaattgtaattaaatattatttaatatattttaaatttatctaataaaataatatgatctAATTATATCTAATAAATTGATCTTAAATTATCTTTCATCCATCAaacaaatatatcttttattaagattagaataaatatatttaataaggttttaaaatatatatttattttatctttatcttgattttcaaaataagttagagagcaaatattatatatttgatataaaaaattataaatatttttttctatttttagttcataaaaatcatttaaatatgattaaggTAATTAGAATAAGTATATGTCCATATttaaaactcaaataaattaattattatcacaCTTGTATATGTTTTAATCAAGTCAATtacaaacaattaaattttttattataatgaaaaaaaacaaacatgagaatcttatacaatttatttaaatgtatttatgtaaatttttttaaacactattacaattaatttaatttatgatattattcgtatgtaatatttttttttattaaaaatatatttgataaattaatattaaagtatttattatataattatgtaaaaatgaaatttaaccttattttataaatattaactaactaaattttcatataaaagctattaaatagtattttataataaatatattaattaattagatttaaattaatttatagtatAAACATTTCaactatataatataaatattattcaaaaatagtatttatttcataaaattattttaaacaatttctaactaaaataattttataggattttaaattaaaaataaatactagaTTTTATATCGATTCCTTCCGATGCATGAAGTTGATTaaactataaatttttaaatttgtacttagtatttttgtatttaataatatttaatatatataaatttatcatttattaaaatatttagtatcatattaaatataattaaattaaaattgggtaaaaaataattatatttttaattacatattaaatatttagtatCATTCATTAATATTTCATGGAATGCATGGGCGGCAAGTGACCTTAAATCTTAATCTTATACTATTAGTAAGGTGAAATTTTAGTAATCAACAATAGTCAACAATACTTTTGTGAAAATTGTCTTAACGCCGTGGTagtatttcagttttttttttttttaaattaattctttcttttattcttttttcactttgttttcctctttATTTTCTCTCCACGGGGATTGGATGATTTTTTGAATGTGTAAAGCACGCGGCgactaaaataagttaaaatt
The nucleotide sequence above comes from Glycine soja cultivar W05 chromosome 11, ASM419377v2, whole genome shotgun sequence. Encoded proteins:
- the LOC114374030 gene encoding uncharacterized protein LOC114374030 isoform X2, translated to MELQLGLALSTHSRAYDQPFSHKKRTFSQLMMMEHAPPPHHVMLPTLSLLPLTPSHHVVDDHHSQCSNITKDEEEEGVVGWPPVNHWRKKLHVEEVVGNNNNIDHMVWVDHRQTHSLQGYSSNTLYVKVKMEGVGIARKVDLSMHQSFHTLKETLMDMFGKCHHQQSYNYELAYLDKEGDWLLAQDVPWRSFVGCARRLKLVKRIFIHGQKITYFFRPLWDNPPAPFTSIPHYYAENVSMEHLCHLHGWSLRSEPRRIFDAVIFSNELDMLEIRWHELSPYVSKFVILESNTTFTGIPKHHFFALNWARFAFAKQKIVHGIHPGRVAVPGSHEDPFVLESKQRGAMNALLCRAGISNGDILLMSDTDEIPSPHTLKLLQWCDGIPPIMHLELRHYMYSFEFPVDYSSWRATAHVYGPQTQYRHSRQTDVIFSDAGWHCSFCFQYISEYVFKMTAYSHADRVKRKYFLSHSRIQDKICKGDDLFDMLPEEYSFHELIKKMGSIPRSASAVHLPAYLIENADKFKFLLPGGCLRPPE
- the LOC114374030 gene encoding beta-1,4-mannosyl-glycoprotein 4-beta-N-acetylglucosaminyltransferase-like isoform X1, with translation MFPLQVRGLAPRPHLISRQKPPMFFCVVLLLLVPICMIGIFIHGQKITYFFRPLWDNPPAPFTSIPHYYAENVSMEHLCHLHGWSLRSEPRRIFDAVIFSNELDMLEIRWHELSPYVSKFVILESNTTFTGIPKHHFFALNWARFAFAKQKIVHGIHPGRVAVPGSHEDPFVLESKQRGAMNALLCRAGISNGDILLMSDTDEIPSPHTLKLLQWCDGIPPIMHLELRHYMYSFEFPVDYSSWRATAHVYGPQTQYRHSRQTDVIFSDAGWHCSFCFQYISEYVFKMTAYSHADRVKRKYFLSHSRIQDKICKGDDLFDMLPEEYSFHELIKKMGSIPRSASAVHLPAYLIENADKFKFLLPGGCLRPPE